From one Triticum urartu cultivar G1812 chromosome 3, Tu2.1, whole genome shotgun sequence genomic stretch:
- the LOC125549278 gene encoding probable inactive purple acid phosphatase 16 produces MRWWQYRLVAAVAFVAAALATGAAVLRPPAPLRFGPGGRFKVALFADLHYGENAWTDWGPAQDAASDRVMATVLDAEKPDFVVYLGDLVTANNVPIPNATLYWDRAISASRRRGLPWSTVFGNHDDMPFEWPPEWFSPAGIPPVHCPPAASGCSFRGTPRIELMTAELNRDGADGLSRSMVGPQELWPGISNYVLQVLSHEERQDPALLMYFLDSGGGSYPEVISSAQVRWFHSQSHFLNSDGRIPEIIFWHIPSTSYVKVAPKSKTEICKPCVGSLNEEDVAPQEAEWGMMDALAKRSSVKAIFVGHNHGLDWCCPYEKLWLCFARHTGHGGYGDWPRGARIVEIAEKPFSVHSWIRMENGNTHSHITLS; encoded by the exons ATGCGGTGGTGGCAGTACCGCCTCGTGGCTGCAGTGGCCTTCGTCGCCGCCGCCCTGGCCACCGGCGCCGCGGTGCTGCGGCCACCGGCGCCGCTGCGGTTCGGGCCGGGCGGCCGGTTCAAGGTGGCGCTGTTCGCGGACCTGCATTACGGCGAGAACGCCTGGACGGACTGGGGCCCCGCGCAGGACGCCGCCTCCGACCGCGTCATGGCCACCGTGCTCGACGCCGAGAAGCCTG ACTTCGTGGTGTACCTCGGCGACCTCGTGACAGCCAACAACGTGCCGATCCCCAACGCGACCCTGTACTGGGACAGGGCAATTTCTGCTTCCCGACGCAGGGGCCTCCCGTGGTCCACCGTGTTCGGCAACCACGACGACATGCCCTTCGAGTGGCCGCCGGAGTGGTTCTCCCCCGCCGGCATCCCGCCCGTGCACTGCCCACCTGCCGCGTCAG GGTGCAGCTTCAGAGGAACGCCGCGCATCGAGTTGATGACGGCCGAGCTCAACCGCGACGGTGCCGACGGGTTATCGCGCTCGATGGTCGGCCCCCAGGAGCTCTGGCCTGGCATCTCCAACTACGTGCTACAGGTGCTCTCGCACGAGGAACGACAAGACCCTGCTCTGCTCATGTACTTCCTCGACTCAGGCGGTGGATCCTACCCGGAAGTCATATCCTCTGCACAGGTCCGGTGGTTCCACAGCCAGTCTCACTTCCTCAATTCAGATGGCAG GATTCCTGAGATCATCTTCTGGCACATACCAAGCACATCATACGTCAAGGTGGCTCCAAAGTCCAAGACTGAGATCTGCAAGCCCTGCGTTGGTTCCCTCAACGAGGAGGATGTGGCGCCACAAGAAGCCGAATGGGGCATGATGGACGCTCTTGCCAAGAGGTCTTCAGTTAAG GCGATCTTCGTGGGGCACAACCACGGGCTCGACTGGTGCTGCCCGTACGAGAAACTGTGGCTGTGTTTCGCGCGGCACACGGGTCACGGCGGATATGGTGACTGGCCAAGAGGGGCAAGGATCGTTGAGATAGCCGAGAAGCCGTTCTCTGTCCACTCCTGGATACGGATGGAGAACGGGAACACGCACAGCCATATTACATTGTCTTGA